In Asterias amurensis chromosome 4, ASM3211899v1, one genomic interval encodes:
- the LOC139935940 gene encoding somatostatin receptor type 5-like, with product MAVYNYSNFSAIRANCDPELYRNITYDFVEDWTYHEGQIFSITVLFPILLLLGLLGNSAFIFVVYRRPEMRTVTNWYLTNLAVADILFLVSAIVDKIWLYAKSPVPGDDSPHGPIACIVISLLADLTYFASLCFITLVSFDRFLAVRRPQTSKRRRTKNAVPTSVGCWVFAFCVAACLIPSRSKFVKYCLDWPPGDDKYKDWPLEMYVCRSNNIWVDKFINVIQTVPFFSAFALNVFLYINIIRSLDRSIQNLGHHGMSQDKNVAMRNQIAKMLVVNGVVFFCCLFPFELMCLFQVIKSLQGPDVLPLKTEELLYEISRVMAYINSVANPLIYTLLSHRYRANFKAAFMCRGNISQRGSRRTENDAAHNNEFRTSSLRGQNATRDEIL from the coding sequence ATGGCTGTTTACAACTATTCTAACTTCTCTGCAATAAGAGCTAATTGTGATCCGGAGCTTTATAGAAATATCACGTATGACTTTGTGGAGGACTGGACTTATCACGAGGGACAAATCTTCTCCATAACTGTTCTTTTTCCTATTCTGCTCTTGCTTGGTTTGCTTGGAAACTCCGCTTTTATTTTTGTGGTGTATCGTCGACCTGAGATGCGGACCGTCACTAACTGGTATTTGACGAACTTAGCAGTTGCAGACATATTATTTTTGGTCAGTGCAATTGTTGATAAGATTTGGTTATACGCCAAATCGCCGGTGCCAGGGGACGATAGTCCACATGGACCAATTGCATGCATTGTGATATCCCTTCTGGCAGATCTGACCTATTTTGCTTCTCTCTGTTTCATCACTTTGGTGTCTTTCGACCGTTTCTTGGCCGTGCGTCGTCCGCAGACCTCCAAACGAAGACGGACCAAGAATGCAGTGCCGACTAGCGTCGGATGCTGGGTGTTCGCCTTCTGTGTTGCGGCCTGTCTGATTCCTTCAAGAAGCAAATTTGTCAAGTACTGTCTCGATTGGCCTCCGGGAGATGATAAGTACAAAGACTGGCCTTTAGAGATGTACGTTTGCAGATCAAACAATATTTGGGTGGATAAGTTCATCAATGTCATCCAAACGGTACCGTTCTTTTCTGCGTTCGCGCTGAATGTGTTTCTCTACATCAACATCATTCGAAGCCTGGATCGGTCCATCCAGAACCTTGGTCATCATGGAATGTCACAGGACAAGAACGTGGCTATGAGGAATCAAATAGCCAAGATGCTAGTGGTCAACGGAGTGGTCTTCTTCTGCTGTCTGTTTCCGTTCGAACTAATGTGTTTATTCCAAGTCATCAAAAGTCTGCAAGGCCCCGATGTCCTACCGCTGAAAACAGAGGAATTATTGTATGAAATATCTCGTGTAATGGCCTACATTAACTCAGTGGCAAACCCTTTGATTTATACACTGCTTAGCCACAGGTACAGGGCGAATTTTAAAGCTGCGTTTATGTGCCGAGGGAACATTTCTCAAAGAGGATCTAGACGCACGGAAAATGATGCCGCTCACAACAACGAGTTTAGGACCTCTTCTTTGCGGGGACAAAATGCAACGCGAGACGAAATTTTATGA